CACCGAAGAGTCCGCCAGGTTCGATGAGCGGTACCTGCACATCCAACCCACCCTTGACGACACCGCTTGGAAACTGTGGGGCCAGCTTGCTGCGCTCGACGGGGCCATCGTCGAGCAAGCCCTATTCGCCAGAGCTGACGAACTCCCTAACGATTTCACCACTGCTCGATCAACCAAGACTGCCGACGCACTCGTGGCGATTTGCCAGGACTCACTGGACCCAATCCCCGACCGAACCGCTCAGCAGCTCCCGACAAGGGCCATGGCAGATGGCGATTCTGCGACCTTCCCAACCCTGGAAGCGCTGGGCCGCATCTACGAGCGGACCCGGCCAGGTATCACCGTCTTCGTGAAGGCCCAACAGCCCGGCGCAGCGGTTGGAACATTGATGGGCGGCCAACTGATCGGCCCCAACACACTTGAAGAGATCCTCTGCAGCGGCACCATCGAAGCTATATCCGTGACCGATGACGGCAAACCTCTCAATGCGGGCCGCAGGACGGCCAAAATTCCCGGTCGCCTCCGCAAGTTTGTGATCGGTCGCGACGGTGGATGCTGCGCCGAAGGCTGCACCAGCCGCTACCGGCTCCAAGTTCATCATCGGGTCCACTGGTCAGACGGGGGCGAAACCGATGCCGATAATCTGGTCACCCTCTGTTGGTTTCATCACCACGTGGTTGTTCACCAACGGGGCTTCATGATCGCTCCCGAATCACCCCCGCACCGACTTCGTTTTAAAGCACCCCAACCGCAGGGCCCGTAGACACAGCGCTATCCGGCCGATCACCGCTCCCACTCTCACCAAATCAGTCCACAGTTTTCACTTTCACGGTCAAACCCGTCGCTTCTTCGCGTGCGAAAAGCCTGCAAAACTGCAATTCGCCGGTACGCTCCCCTTCATGCGTAGGGTCACCCTCATTATCAGCTTGTCGATCCTCGCCGCCAGCTGTACCGGTTGGACCACCCAGGGCAACATCGCCGCAAACACGACTTCCGCGACCGCCCCCGCTCCAGCGACATCGACATCGACAACCATTCCGTCGCCAACAACCACCTCGACCTCTTCCACAACGACGACCACCACCATTCCCCCCATCGAGGTGAGCGGTACGGTTACCGACGCAAACGGTTCACCCCTGGCTGGAGCAACCGTCGCATCAGATCAAGGATTGGCCACTACCGGAGCCGATGGCAAGTTCGACCTGATCGCCATCGGCCCGACCGTCACTTTCACCAAACCGGCCTGGCTCCCCCTTGAAGTCGACTGGTCAGCCACCAGCGACGCCCAGGTACTTATGGAACCGCGCATCGTCAAGGCCGTGCGAGTAGCCCGATACACCTACCTCGAACGCGACGGGCTCGAAGGGACCATGGAACTGATCAAAGACACGTCGATCAACGCCATCGTTTTCGACACCAAAGACGAGGTCGGTACGACCCTCTATCCGACGACGGTGGCGCTGGCCAACGAAATGGGGGCGGTCGAAGACTTCTACGACCCGGTCGCCACGCTCGAGACGGTGCACGCCGCCGGCCTGTACGCGATCACCAGGATCGTCACCTTCGAAGACCCGATCTGGACCAAAGCCCATCCTGAATCCAAGTTGGCTGGAAAATGGATCGATCCCCGCAACCCTGACAACTGGGAGTACCCGCTGGACCTGGCCATCGAGGCGTGTGAGCTCGGCTTCGACGAAATCCAGTTCGACTACGCCCGCTTTCCGGCGGGTAGTACCGCCGGGGCGGCTCCCCCGACCACCCAGCAAGAACGCCTCACAGCCATCAGTGGATTCCTGACCGAAGCTCGCAGCCGTCTCCATCCGCTCGGATGTGCCGTTTCAGTAGACATCTTCGGCATCACCACCTCGTCGCCCACCGACGAAGGAATCGGGCAGCGGCCAGAGGAACTATCGGCAATGGTCGATGCGCTTTCGCCGATGGTCTACCCGTCGCACTACAGCCCTGGTTGGTTGGGTTTCTCAGATCCCAACGACCACCCGGGCCCGGTCACCGCGGATGCTCTAGAGGCCGCTCTGCCGCGCATGACACCGGGTTCCATCCTGCGCCCGTGGCTCCAAGCGTTCTACTACAACAGCGGACAGGTCAGGGCTGCCATCGACGAAGCCGAATCTCGCGGCCTGGGTTGGATCCTCTGGAACGCGGTGGGCAACTACAACAAGGAAGCTCTGACTCCCGCTGAAAAGTGAGGAATGGTCCCCGTCCTACGAAGATCCGGCAATTGCCGCCACCAGAACGAGGACGATGAGCAACACGAGCGCAATAGCGATGACGACCGGAATCAGCACCACGGCGGCAGCCGCTCCAGTGCTGAGCTTCATGTTCTCCCGCACGTTCAAGATGAACAAGTAGACACCCCACAGGCTGATAACCCAGCCAAGTACCGGAATACCACCGAGGGCCGACGGGACCGCTGCATACGCATTGCCTCGCATCAGTCCTTGAAGATCTCCTTCACCGCCGAACATTTTGGCGAGCCCATAGAACACAAGACTGCCGATCCCCCAGGCGATGAAAGCACCGATCAATCCACCGAAAGCCCCGGTAACGGGAGACGAATTGGCGTTGAAGATGCCGTTGATGAGCCCACCAACAAACCCGACTACCCCCACGACGGCAGCAGCCGAAGAAGTGTGGGATTCGTCAGCGCCAATCTCGGAGAAGACCGTCGCGTCGGCCTTTATGGCGCGGGTAGCCCGTTCGATTATGACAGTCGTGTCCATGGTTGCCCCTCACTTGGCTGTATGTACCATCAGACGATAACCAATTGGCCAGTCCGGTCCCGGGATATCAGGAGAAAATCGGCGAGTTAGGGACGTCGGAAGGTCGCACTTACATTGGCAATGGCCACATCGCAGTGAGCGGACTCCATCACTTCTTCGGCAACGGTTCCCAGGAGAACGACGGAGTTTCCTCCCCCGCCCTTTGAGGAAGCCGTGACGAGGTCGACCGACCGGCGGCGAGCGGTCTCAGAAAGTGCCGTTGATGGCGGGCCGGAAACGACTATCGGCGTAACCGTGGGATAGTCCGAGACGAAATCGGCGAGGGCCTCTGTCGCCCGTTCCATACGATTCGTATGCAACTTCTCGACCTCGCCCCGCG
The Acidimicrobiia bacterium genome window above contains:
- a CDS encoding DUF222 domain-containing protein, with product METYIAGDGFDRSPDDIEQQILADELIIGRLRARQMVNIQLADEMQLAAADGCRTLTEWVASRTDTSRHTAKTLVMTARRLLDRPADHMKLAAGEQSFERASVTSRLNDSVDPDSYDVDSLRRIARRQAGITPTEESARFDERYLHIQPTLDDTAWKLWGQLAALDGAIVEQALFARADELPNDFTTARSTKTADALVAICQDSLDPIPDRTAQQLPTRAMADGDSATFPTLEALGRIYERTRPGITVFVKAQQPGAAVGTLMGGQLIGPNTLEEILCSGTIEAISVTDDGKPLNAGRRTAKIPGRLRKFVIGRDGGCCAEGCTSRYRLQVHHRVHWSDGGETDADNLVTLCWFHHHVVVHQRGFMIAPESPPHRLRFKAPQPQGP
- a CDS encoding YIP1 family protein, producing the protein MDTTVIIERATRAIKADATVFSEIGADESHTSSAAAVVGVVGFVGGLINGIFNANSSPVTGAFGGLIGAFIAWGIGSLVFYGLAKMFGGEGDLQGLMRGNAYAAVPSALGGIPVLGWVISLWGVYLFILNVRENMKLSTGAAAAVVLIPVVIAIALVLLIVLVLVAAIAGSS